Proteins encoded in a region of the Zea mays cultivar B73 chromosome 2, Zm-B73-REFERENCE-NAM-5.0, whole genome shotgun sequence genome:
- the LOC100274244 gene encoding uncharacterized protein LOC100274244: MGSRYEVEVTVGSARDLKNVNWRNGDLKPYAVVWIDSGSKCSTRVDLDNGESPAWDEKLLVPLPPTSRLDDAVLYVDVVHANAAQGVKPLVGSARLPLRDVLDDAGVGGKASRSLRLKRPSGRPHGRLDVRVAVKEPSRYYDPNPYPAPAAYANTGGGTRDPYGSSAAAAGGYYGSGGGYGSGGGAYGGGAYGAAQPYTAAPPAGYPSTYGAAPPPQPAAAYGAPPAAAYGAPPVAATAAYGTGAVASDGKKKNKMGMGTGLAVGAAAGVLGGLALAGGASYLEDKFEERVSERVEDNLEREESYGGGGGGYGGGYDDYGGNDDYGGDDDY, encoded by the coding sequence ATGGGTTCCCGCTACGAGGTGGAGGTCACCGTCGGCTCCGCCCGGGACCTCAAGAACGTCAACTGGCGCAACGGCGACCTCAAGCCCTACGCCGTGGTGTGGATCGACTCCGGCAGCAAGTGCTCGACCCGCGTCGACCTCGACAACGGCGAGAGCCCGGCGTGGGACGAGAAGCTGCTCGTCCCGCTCCCGCCCACCTCCCGCCTCGACGACGCCGTCCTCTACGTCGACGTCGTCCACGCCAACGCCGCCCAGGGCGTCAAGCCGCTCGTCGGCTCCGCGCGCCTCCCGCTCCGCGACGTCCTCGACGACGCCGGGGTCGGGGGCAAGGCCTCGCGCAGCCTCCGCCTCAAGCGCCCCTCGGGCCGCCCCCACGGCCGCCTCGACGTCCGCGTCGCCGTCAAGGAGCCGTCCAGGTACTACGACCCCAACCCCTACCCGGCCCCCGCGGCCTACGCCAACACGGGCGGCGGCACCCGTGACCCCTACGGCTCGTCCGCTGCTGCTGCCGGCGGCTACTACGGCTCCGGAGGCGGATACGGTTCCGGTGGTGGCGCCTACGGTGGCGGCGCCTACGGCGCCGCGCAGCCCTACACCGCAGCGCCCCCGGCGGGGTACCCTTCCACCTacggcgccgcgccgccgcctcaGCCAGCGGCAGCGTACGGCGCTCCTCCTGCCGCTGCATACGGCGCTCCTCCtgtcgccgccaccgccgcgtaCGGAACCGGCGCCGTTGCTtccgacgggaagaagaagaacaagatggGGATGGGGACGGGGCTGGCAGTGGGCGCGGCGGCGGGCGTGCTCGGAGGGCTGGCGCTGGCCGGCGGGGCGAGctacctggaggacaagttcgagGAGCGCGTGTCGGAGCGGGTGGAGGACAACCTGGAGAGGGAGGAGTcgtacggcggcggcggcggcggctacggGGGTGGCTACGACGACTATGGCGGCAACGACGACTATGGCGGCGACGACGACTACTGA